A part of Aegilops tauschii subsp. strangulata cultivar AL8/78 chromosome 2, Aet v6.0, whole genome shotgun sequence genomic DNA contains:
- the LOC109744475 gene encoding uncharacterized protein isoform X2, with amino-acid sequence MMAQPMADGRKAVKFAEPIVQATPEEISPSLDEAYRRIEEEALEKRSSRGEGQSSSNMPAESVFEDTVRSATPGSVRQNRIVHAPPVDDYEPDVKATKEQNHLYDIVKRFGNARLNSKHMKELKASYSRSLHQTTQMTSVVTTTRFALT; translated from the exons ATGATGGCGCAGCCAATGGCTGATGGCAGGAAAGCTGTGAAGTTTGCAGAGCCGATAGTGCAAG CCACCCCTGAGGAGATTTCGCCCTCACTCGATGAAGCTTACCGTAGGATTGAGGAGGAAGCATTGGAGAAGAGGTCCTCACGGGGTGAGGGGCAATCAAGTTCTAACATGCCTGCTGAGTCAGTATTCGAGGATACCGTTAGAAGTGCCACCCCTGGATCTGTGAGGCAGAATAGGATAGTTCATGCACCACCCGTGGATGACTATGAGCCCGATGTTAAGGCCACAAAAGAGCAGAACCATCTGTACGATATTGTCAAGCGTTTCGGAAATGCGAGGTTGAACAGCAAGCACATGAAGGAGCTGAAAGC GTCATATTCCCGGAGCTTGCATCAGACAACCCAGATGACAAGTGTGGTCACCACTACGCGATTTGCCTTGACCTGA
- the LOC109744475 gene encoding uncharacterized protein isoform X1, with protein sequence MSNTGDPVVLQDLRKTIKKVKKTTTRSTKRTTKDPLERIHSKLSTSATPEEISPSLDEAYRRIEEEALEKRSSRGEGQSSSNMPAESVFEDTVRSATPGSVRQNRIVHAPPVDDYEPDVKATKEQNHLYDIVKRFGNARLNSKHMKELKASYSRSLHQTTQMTSVVTTTRFALT encoded by the exons ATGTCCAACACCGGGGATCCTGTCGTGCTGCAAGACTTGAGGAAGACAATCAAGAA GGTGAAGAAGACTACTACACGCTCAACCAAACGCACTACCAAAGACCCACTTGAACGCATTCACTCTAAGTTGTCGACAAGTG CCACCCCTGAGGAGATTTCGCCCTCACTCGATGAAGCTTACCGTAGGATTGAGGAGGAAGCATTGGAGAAGAGGTCCTCACGGGGTGAGGGGCAATCAAGTTCTAACATGCCTGCTGAGTCAGTATTCGAGGATACCGTTAGAAGTGCCACCCCTGGATCTGTGAGGCAGAATAGGATAGTTCATGCACCACCCGTGGATGACTATGAGCCCGATGTTAAGGCCACAAAAGAGCAGAACCATCTGTACGATATTGTCAAGCGTTTCGGAAATGCGAGGTTGAACAGCAAGCACATGAAGGAGCTGAAAGC GTCATATTCCCGGAGCTTGCATCAGACAACCCAGATGACAAGTGTGGTCACCACTACGCGATTTGCCTTGACCTGA